From Oscillospiraceae bacterium CM, a single genomic window includes:
- the cobD gene encoding cobalamin biosynthesis protein CobD yields MILSLFALLIGFLLDLIIGDPIGWPHIVLAYGKLIPFFERLLRRLFPKTPSGELSAGIFLVFCMSVVSLGAGIGLLVVCQMISTYLRVVVESILVWQCLSTRSLRVASLEVFNPLRRGDLAAARAAVAEIVGRDTAGLDAGGVTRATVETVAENTADGVVAPLLFMAVGGAPLGLFYKALNTMDSMVGYQNDMYLYFGRAAAKVDDAVNFIPARIAGVMMVLAAFFVRLDVKGAWQIFRRDRKNHKSPNSAHTEAACAGALGVRLGGDNFYFGALVHKPTIGDNKRPIEPDDIVRTNRLLLATAVLCLVLCLLVKGVLIWL; encoded by the coding sequence ATGATCCTGTCACTTTTTGCCCTCCTCATCGGCTTCTTGCTGGACCTCATCATTGGCGATCCGATTGGATGGCCGCACATCGTTCTGGCTTACGGCAAGCTGATCCCTTTTTTTGAACGCCTCTTGCGGCGTCTCTTTCCAAAAACGCCGTCTGGTGAGCTGTCCGCCGGTATTTTTCTCGTTTTCTGCATGAGCGTTGTCTCTCTCGGCGCGGGTATTGGCCTGCTCGTCGTGTGTCAGATGATCTCGACTTATTTACGCGTTGTTGTCGAAAGCATCCTTGTCTGGCAGTGCCTGTCCACGCGCTCCCTGCGCGTCGCCAGCCTCGAGGTGTTCAACCCACTCCGTCGTGGTGATTTGGCGGCGGCGCGCGCTGCCGTTGCCGAAATCGTGGGGCGCGATACGGCGGGCTTAGACGCGGGCGGCGTGACGCGTGCCACCGTCGAAACGGTTGCCGAAAACACGGCTGACGGCGTCGTCGCGCCGCTTTTATTCATGGCCGTCGGCGGGGCGCCGCTTGGGCTTTTCTATAAAGCCCTCAATACCATGGACAGCATGGTCGGCTATCAAAACGACATGTATCTCTATTTCGGCCGCGCAGCCGCCAAGGTGGACGACGCCGTCAATTTTATCCCGGCGCGCATCGCCGGTGTTATGATGGTTCTGGCGGCGTTTTTCGTCCGGCTGGACGTGAAAGGCGCATGGCAAATTTTCCGGCGTGACCGGAAAAACCACAAAAGCCCCAATTCGGCGCATACAGAGGCCGCCTGTGCCGGTGCCCTCGGCGTTCGTTTGGGTGGCGATAATTTTTACTTCGGCGCTCTTGTCCATAAACCGACGATTGGGGACAATAAACGGCCGATCGAACCGGACGATATTGTGCGCACTAACCGTCTCCTCCTTGCCACGGCGGTCTTGTGCCTTGTTCTGTGCCTTTTGGTGAAGGGAGTGCTGATATGGCTTTGA
- a CDS encoding cobyrinate a,c-diamide synthase — protein sequence MPRILIAAPASGTGKTTVTLALLSALRKRGANPVSFKCGPDYIDPMFHRAVLGIPSYNLDLFFTPEDVVRGLLCQHAAGHTAVIEGVMGYYDGSGNTTAASSYAVAAVTETPVILVVSAHGAYLSLAATINGFKNFRPDSRIAGVILNECSKSLFDMVKDLLTAETGLPILGYFERLPDCAIESRHLGLVTAAEIENLHLKLDRLGEAAEKCVDLDALLALASSAPPLQGSLPGVLPALAKKPRIAVAQDDAFCFYYADNLDLLTHFGAELVPFSPLRDAALPKDIGALYLGGGYPELYADVLSENTSMRRAIFDAVSSGLPTLAECGGYLYLHDTLEDSAGKTYPMAGVLSGHGFKTPRLQRFGYIRLTADCDTILCKTGETIPAHEFHYWDSTITDGMCTARRTNGSTWSCVAKHPTLFAGFPHLYFYGNPAFAENFVQAAAAYSEARL from the coding sequence ATTCCGAGAATTTTAATTGCCGCGCCGGCAAGCGGGACCGGGAAAACAACCGTGACACTGGCGCTTTTATCGGCGCTTCGGAAGCGCGGGGCAAACCCCGTCAGCTTCAAATGCGGGCCGGATTATATCGACCCGATGTTCCATCGCGCCGTCCTGGGTATTCCAAGCTATAACCTCGATTTGTTCTTCACGCCGGAAGACGTTGTACGCGGTCTCCTCTGTCAGCACGCCGCCGGTCATACGGCTGTCATCGAGGGCGTCATGGGCTATTATGACGGCTCCGGCAACACAACGGCGGCCAGCAGCTACGCGGTTGCGGCTGTGACCGAGACACCCGTTATTCTTGTTGTCTCCGCCCATGGGGCGTATCTCTCCCTCGCCGCGACGATTAACGGTTTTAAGAACTTCCGGCCGGACAGCCGCATTGCCGGGGTTATTTTGAATGAGTGTTCAAAATCACTTTTTGACATGGTGAAAGACTTGCTGACGGCGGAGACCGGCCTGCCAATCCTAGGGTATTTTGAGCGATTGCCGGACTGCGCCATCGAAAGCCGCCATCTCGGGCTTGTCACGGCGGCGGAAATTGAAAACCTGCATTTAAAGCTTGACCGCCTCGGCGAGGCAGCGGAAAAATGCGTCGACCTTGACGCCTTGCTTGCGCTGGCATCCTCGGCGCCCCCGCTTCAGGGCAGCCTGCCCGGTGTTCTGCCCGCTCTTGCGAAAAAACCCCGTATTGCGGTAGCACAGGATGATGCCTTCTGCTTTTACTATGCCGACAATCTTGACCTCCTCACGCACTTCGGTGCCGAGCTCGTCCCTTTCAGCCCACTTCGCGATGCAGCGCTGCCCAAGGATATCGGCGCACTCTACCTCGGCGGCGGCTATCCGGAGCTTTATGCCGATGTGCTCAGTGAAAACACGTCGATGCGCCGCGCCATCTTTGACGCCGTATCGTCCGGCCTGCCGACATTAGCCGAATGCGGCGGCTATCTTTATCTGCATGACACGCTGGAGGACAGTGCCGGGAAAACCTATCCCATGGCAGGCGTTTTAAGCGGTCACGGCTTCAAAACACCGCGTCTGCAGCGTTTTGGATATATCCGCCTTACGGCTGATTGTGACACTATTTTGTGTAAAACCGGCGAGACGATTCCCGCGCATGAATTTCATTACTGGGATTCAACCATCACCGACGGCATGTGTACGGCACGGCGCACCAACGGGAGCACCTGGTCGTGCGTTGCAAAGCATCCAACGCTGTTTGCTGGCTTTCCGCATCTTTATTTCTACGGCAATCCCGCCTTCGCCGAAAATTTTGTTCAAGCGGCGGCCGCTTATTCGGAGGCCCGTCTATGA
- a CDS encoding magnesium transporter — MFKETIFYLSRVLGKKVRTGNDAVIGTLADIAVDVSSAVPQVVLLVIKSGGREMLVDSATFTVTEERGQFVFRCRELVTLPSLPENTLLLKKYVLDRQLVDINGRKLVRVNDLRLAVMSSGTFLVAVDVGFEGLMRRLGVAKPLKALLRLFNASMPGKLVLWDAVETVDIGHAGIKLSKAYSKLETLHVSDLADILEDMDIKMQTEVFSSFDDEKAADVLEELEMEAQITVLESLPVEKAADLLEMMPADEVADILEEMGEEKAEELLSEMESEASEEVRELMEYEDYEVGSVMTTDFIAYKVSMTVGEVIGELRRLKPEPSSIYYLYIVDESEKLTATVSLRDLVVSEAETIIDEIMNTKMIFVRDTDDIESIGEIISKYNLLAVPVVDKDMVLLGMVVIDDIVYNLLRARKRKV, encoded by the coding sequence ATGTTTAAAGAGACAATCTTTTATTTGAGCCGCGTGCTCGGCAAAAAAGTCCGGACAGGGAACGACGCCGTCATCGGGACACTTGCCGATATCGCCGTTGATGTATCTTCGGCGGTGCCGCAGGTTGTTTTGCTCGTCATCAAAAGCGGCGGGCGGGAGATGCTCGTCGATTCCGCGACGTTTACGGTTACCGAGGAGCGGGGACAATTTGTTTTCCGGTGCCGCGAGCTTGTAACGCTGCCCAGCCTGCCGGAAAACACACTCTTACTGAAAAAATATGTGCTTGACCGCCAGCTCGTTGATATTAACGGCCGCAAGCTTGTCCGCGTCAATGACCTGCGGCTGGCCGTCATGTCGAGCGGGACGTTTCTTGTTGCCGTTGATGTCGGCTTTGAGGGGCTCATGCGGCGGCTGGGTGTAGCCAAGCCGCTTAAAGCGCTCTTGAGGCTCTTTAACGCGTCAATGCCCGGTAAGCTTGTTTTGTGGGATGCCGTTGAGACTGTTGATATCGGGCACGCGGGCATCAAGCTGAGCAAGGCGTACTCCAAGCTGGAGACGCTGCACGTCTCCGACCTTGCCGATATCCTGGAGGATATGGACATCAAGATGCAGACGGAGGTTTTCTCATCATTTGATGACGAAAAGGCCGCCGATGTTCTTGAGGAGCTCGAAATGGAAGCGCAGATTACCGTTTTGGAGAGTCTGCCTGTCGAAAAAGCCGCGGACCTCTTGGAAATGATGCCGGCCGATGAGGTTGCCGACATTCTTGAAGAGATGGGCGAAGAGAAAGCCGAAGAGCTTTTGTCCGAGATGGAAAGCGAGGCGTCCGAGGAAGTCCGCGAGCTCATGGAATATGAGGACTATGAGGTCGGCAGCGTGATGACGACCGATTTCATTGCCTACAAGGTGAGCATGACCGTCGGCGAGGTTATTGGAGAGCTGCGCCGCCTCAAGCCGGAGCCCAGCTCCATCTACTATCTGTATATCGTTGACGAGAGCGAGAAGCTGACGGCGACGGTATCGCTCCGTGACCTCGTTGTCTCCGAGGCGGAGACGATCATCGATGAAATTATGAACACGAAGATGATCTTCGTCCGCGACACGGACGATATTGAATCGATCGGCGAAATCATCTCCAAATACAATCTGCTTGCCGTCCCCGTCGTTGACAAGGACATGGTGCTTTTAGGCATGGTCGTCATTGATGACATCGTTTACAATCTCCTCAGAGCCAGAAAAAGAAAGGTTTAA
- a CDS encoding Nramp family divalent metal transporter translates to MTAFISSVKKKKFWRNVAFFLAIIGPGIITGSVDNDVGGITTYSVAGALYGYKLIWTLIPAFIVLFVTQEMNARMGIVTGKGLADLIRENTGVKITFFIVIFLLGADIMNTMTEFTGVAGSMEIFGVSKYISVPLVAAGVWFIVVKGTYRIAEKIFLIFCLALFIYVAAALLGKPDWGAIGQSIIKPEVESNFSYIATIIGLVGTTIAPWMQFYMQSSVIEKQLRVKDLKWSKLDVLIGCLCTIIVAFFIIVSCASTLHVKGVVIANAVDAAAALTPVAGALASQVFAFGLFVASIFAAVILPVSVSFYVCEAFGYEAGIDKTWEEAPQFYWLYTGIIALSAGMILIPNAPLIQISLWSQRINGIMLPIVLICMVLIINKKEVMGPYVNKPLTNLIAWATIVILIGLTASLVVTMF, encoded by the coding sequence ATGACGGCTTTTATCAGCAGTGTTAAAAAGAAGAAGTTCTGGAGAAACGTTGCCTTCTTCCTTGCCATTATTGGGCCCGGGATTATTACGGGCAGTGTGGACAACGACGTCGGCGGCATTACGACGTATTCTGTTGCCGGGGCGCTGTATGGCTATAAGCTCATCTGGACACTGATTCCCGCGTTTATTGTCCTGTTTGTTACGCAGGAGATGAACGCGCGGATGGGGATTGTGACAGGCAAGGGCTTGGCCGACTTAATCCGGGAGAACACCGGCGTAAAGATCACCTTTTTCATCGTTATTTTTTTGCTCGGTGCCGATATCATGAACACCATGACGGAGTTTACCGGTGTCGCCGGGAGCATGGAGATTTTCGGTGTCAGCAAGTATATCTCCGTTCCGCTCGTTGCCGCCGGCGTATGGTTTATCGTCGTCAAAGGAACGTATCGGATTGCCGAAAAGATTTTTCTGATTTTTTGTTTAGCGCTGTTTATCTATGTCGCTGCGGCGCTACTCGGCAAGCCGGACTGGGGCGCTATCGGCCAATCCATTATTAAGCCGGAAGTCGAATCCAATTTTTCTTACATCGCCACCATCATCGGCCTCGTCGGCACGACGATCGCGCCATGGATGCAGTTTTACATGCAGTCGTCCGTTATTGAAAAACAGCTGCGCGTCAAGGACCTGAAATGGTCAAAGCTCGATGTTTTGATCGGCTGCCTCTGTACCATCATTGTTGCGTTCTTCATCATCGTCTCCTGCGCCTCGACGCTTCATGTTAAGGGCGTTGTGATTGCAAACGCGGTTGACGCGGCGGCGGCGCTCACCCCTGTTGCGGGCGCTTTGGCATCACAGGTCTTTGCGTTCGGCCTTTTTGTGGCTTCAATTTTTGCCGCTGTCATCCTGCCTGTTTCCGTCTCCTTTTACGTCTGTGAGGCATTTGGTTATGAAGCGGGAATCGACAAAACGTGGGAAGAGGCACCGCAGTTTTACTGGCTGTATACCGGCATCATCGCGCTGTCGGCCGGTATGATTCTGATTCCAAACGCGCCGCTGATTCAGATATCGCTCTGGTCTCAGCGCATTAACGGTATCATGCTGCCAATCGTCCTTATCTGCATGGTACTGATCATCAATAAAAAAGAGGTCATGGGGCCATACGTCAACAAACCGCTGACGAATCTCATCGCCTGGGCGACGATAGTCATTTTAATCGGTCTGACGGCCTCACTCGTCGTCACCATGTTTTAG
- a CDS encoding manganese efflux pump, whose product MFQILLVSALCLDAFSASFAYGVSRTKIPPAAVIVISVVCTGILAASAGLGGAAKSIIPPAVGTIVSFALLLIIGLVKCFEFSLKRFIAKKSENRLNMKLFDLHIVLTVYADTDKADLDNSKTLSVRESFYLALALSLDGFAAGFGWGLAHAGSLTLIVLSLLSNLLAVTLGCLLGRLLTNMTKLDLSWVGGVLLIVLAVSKLLF is encoded by the coding sequence ATGTTTCAAATATTGCTGGTGTCGGCGCTCTGTCTTGACGCGTTCTCAGCCAGCTTTGCCTACGGCGTGAGCCGGACAAAAATTCCCCCGGCGGCCGTCATCGTCATCAGTGTCGTATGTACGGGTATCCTCGCCGCCTCAGCGGGGCTGGGCGGGGCCGCAAAAAGCATTATTCCGCCAGCCGTCGGGACGATTGTTTCCTTTGCCCTTCTGCTCATCATCGGCCTTGTCAAATGCTTTGAATTTTCTCTCAAGCGCTTCATTGCCAAAAAAAGCGAAAACAGGCTCAACATGAAGCTCTTTGACCTCCATATCGTCCTGACCGTGTATGCCGACACCGACAAAGCCGATCTGGATAACTCCAAAACGCTCTCCGTCCGGGAGTCTTTTTATCTGGCACTGGCCTTGTCGCTGGACGGTTTCGCCGCGGGCTTTGGCTGGGGCCTTGCACATGCCGGCAGCCTGACGCTCATCGTCCTCTCGCTTTTATCCAACCTGCTCGCCGTCACGCTCGGCTGTCTCCTTGGGAGGCTCCTAACGAACATGACAAAGCTTGATCTGTCATGGGTCGGTGGTGTCCTCCTCATTGTTTTGGCCGTTTCAAAGCTTCTGTTTTAA
- a CDS encoding calcium-translocating P-type ATPase, PMCA-type: MRHQNTIELIGRIKGMSEKDVRRSKEQYGDNALVSQKKHSFFKEFLQNFGDPIIKILLVALVVNIVIRLRDFNWYETIGIAAAILVSTFVSTLSEYGSESAFEKLQEEALKTKCRVKRADGLIELPVSDVVVGDYVLLQAGDRIPADGFMASGELYVDQSPLNGESKEVFKKPDDAGESAGRDFDSKSRLFRGCIVCSGEAIMRVLSVGTGTFYGKLALDVQADVRESPLKLRLGKLAQTISKLGYIGAALVALADLFNALVISNAFRLDAVLQTLCAPKAMAGHLIHAATLAISVIVVAIPEGLPLMITIVLSSNMKRMLKDNVLVRKLVGIETSGNLNILFTDKTGTLTKGKLKVKFFAGGDGTVYDGFQKLGRLPLGGLLRISSVFNSGASFDGRKKCAVGGNATERALLEFVTAERLLADHVQIVSSVPFSSANKYSMAHIRGDETCTLVKGAPELLLPRCTSYFDENGIKKKLTDQGKIQQLMDNAAKNAVRLLAVAVGDTSFSMDESGGMLTLVGIAGIQDAVRREAAAAIRQVTAAGIQVVMLTGDNRQTAEAIAREVGLVKGSDSRAIITSDVLQRMSDADLKAALHHLRVVARAVPSDKSRLIAAAQSLGLVAGMTGDGINDAPALKKADVGFAMGSGTEVAKEAGDIVILDDNFQSIAKAVLYGRTIFKSIRKFIIFQLTINLCAVAISVIGPFIGISAPITVLQMLWVNMVMDTLAGLAFAGEAPLKEYMAERPKRRDEPIINRYMVNQILVGGLYTTILCVLFLKLPAIRTMYSHGTGDEFFMTAFFAMFIFAGVFNSFNARTTRLNLLAHIWKNKAFLAIMLFVTVIQLLIIYYGGSIFRTTGLRYAELQFVLILAFSVIPIDFIRKSAVGSSHRGNAI; encoded by the coding sequence ATGAGGCATCAAAACACGATAGAGCTGATCGGCAGAATCAAAGGAATGAGCGAAAAGGACGTGCGCCGTTCAAAAGAGCAATATGGTGACAACGCGCTCGTCAGCCAGAAAAAGCACAGTTTTTTTAAAGAGTTTCTACAGAATTTCGGCGACCCGATTATCAAGATTCTGCTTGTCGCGCTCGTTGTCAACATCGTCATCCGTCTGCGGGACTTCAACTGGTATGAGACGATCGGCATCGCGGCTGCCATTTTGGTTTCCACCTTTGTTTCAACACTGTCGGAATACGGCAGTGAATCGGCTTTTGAAAAACTGCAGGAGGAGGCCTTGAAAACAAAGTGCCGTGTGAAAAGGGCCGACGGGCTTATCGAGCTGCCGGTCAGCGACGTTGTTGTCGGAGATTATGTTCTGTTGCAGGCGGGAGACCGTATACCAGCAGATGGATTTATGGCAAGTGGTGAACTTTATGTCGACCAATCGCCGCTCAACGGTGAGAGCAAAGAGGTATTTAAAAAGCCGGATGACGCGGGTGAAAGCGCGGGCAGGGATTTTGACAGTAAAAGCCGACTGTTCCGCGGCTGCATCGTCTGCTCCGGTGAGGCAATCATGCGGGTTCTCAGTGTCGGCACGGGAACCTTTTACGGCAAGCTGGCGCTCGACGTGCAGGCAGATGTGCGGGAGAGCCCATTAAAGCTGCGCCTTGGCAAACTGGCGCAGACCATCAGCAAGCTTGGGTATATCGGCGCGGCCCTTGTTGCGCTTGCCGACCTGTTCAATGCCCTCGTCATCTCCAACGCGTTCAGGCTTGATGCGGTTCTTCAAACGCTCTGCGCGCCGAAAGCCATGGCGGGGCATCTTATCCACGCGGCGACGCTTGCCATTTCCGTTATCGTTGTGGCAATCCCGGAAGGACTGCCGCTCATGATAACCATTGTCCTCTCGTCAAACATGAAACGCATGCTTAAAGACAATGTCCTCGTCCGAAAGCTCGTGGGTATTGAGACGTCCGGTAACCTGAACATTCTGTTTACCGACAAAACGGGAACGCTGACAAAAGGGAAACTGAAGGTCAAGTTTTTTGCAGGCGGTGACGGAACGGTCTATGACGGGTTTCAGAAGCTTGGCAGGCTGCCCCTCGGGGGGCTCCTTCGGATTTCAAGCGTTTTCAACAGCGGCGCATCGTTTGACGGCCGTAAAAAGTGCGCCGTCGGCGGCAACGCAACGGAACGGGCGCTTTTGGAATTTGTCACGGCGGAGCGCCTTTTGGCGGATCACGTCCAAATCGTGTCGAGTGTGCCGTTTTCAAGTGCCAACAAATATTCCATGGCACACATTCGGGGAGACGAGACGTGCACACTTGTAAAAGGCGCACCGGAGCTGCTTTTGCCGCGCTGCACATCATATTTCGATGAAAACGGCATCAAAAAAAAACTGACCGATCAGGGAAAAATTCAGCAATTGATGGATAACGCAGCCAAAAACGCCGTGCGCCTGCTTGCTGTTGCCGTGGGGGACACGTCGTTTTCGATGGATGAGTCCGGCGGCATGCTGACACTTGTCGGCATTGCCGGTATTCAGGATGCGGTGCGCCGTGAAGCCGCTGCCGCCATCCGGCAGGTGACAGCAGCCGGGATTCAGGTCGTCATGCTCACGGGTGACAACAGGCAGACGGCTGAGGCTATTGCCCGTGAAGTGGGCCTTGTAAAAGGCAGTGATAGCCGCGCCATCATTACCAGTGATGTGCTCCAGCGCATGAGCGATGCCGATCTCAAAGCCGCCTTGCATCACCTGCGCGTTGTGGCACGGGCCGTCCCGTCTGACAAGAGCCGCCTCATAGCTGCCGCGCAGTCGCTTGGCCTCGTAGCCGGTATGACGGGAGACGGCATTAATGATGCGCCGGCTTTAAAGAAGGCCGATGTCGGCTTTGCCATGGGCAGCGGCACGGAGGTTGCCAAGGAGGCCGGGGATATCGTGATCCTCGATGATAATTTTCAGTCCATCGCTAAGGCCGTACTTTACGGCCGAACGATCTTTAAAAGTATTCGTAAGTTTATCATCTTCCAGCTGACGATCAATCTTTGCGCCGTCGCCATCTCCGTCATTGGGCCGTTTATCGGCATCAGCGCGCCGATCACCGTACTGCAGATGCTGTGGGTCAATATGGTAATGGATACGCTGGCCGGGCTTGCCTTTGCCGGAGAAGCGCCGTTAAAGGAATACATGGCCGAGCGCCCAAAACGGCGTGACGAACCAATAATAAACCGCTATATGGTTAACCAGATCCTCGTCGGCGGGCTGTACACGACGATCTTGTGCGTTCTCTTCTTGAAGCTGCCTGCCATCCGTACTATGTATAGTCACGGGACAGGGGATGAATTCTTCATGACGGCTTTTTTCGCGATGTTTATCTTTGCAGGCGTGTTCAACAGCTTCAACGCGCGCACGACACGCCTGAACCTGCTGGCTCACATCTGGAAAAACAAAGCGTTTTTGGCGATCATGCTGTTTGTAACCGTTATTCAGCTGCTTATTATTTATTACGGTGGCAGCATTTTTCGGACGACAGGGCTTCGCTACGCGGAGCTGCAGTTTGTATTGATCCTTGCTTTCTCAGTGATCCCGATCGATTTTATTCGGAAATCAGCCGTCGGCAGCAGCCATCGCGGCAACGCGATATAA
- a CDS encoding polymer-forming cytoskeletal protein: MGLRENFNLAMKDLLNKGGLVGSEMSESAKSNSELNSFLDAPSFNSADTNHSGSFGKSVYDQEADTAPPRTGEANWQSPPFEDEPAFNAPNAAPREAEYGQMFRQAEEMTTISKNTIIVGDIKTLANITIEGNVRGKVDVMKDANIRGMLIGDLTCNNSDIRGSSIQGNILTKGSSYIDNDSILLGDLTAQFASIDGKVKGNIEIGSKIELRRNSIVAGNINTNTIAIEDGANIRGYINTAYLNEQGDNAFPKQVVINSDVSE, from the coding sequence ATGGGGTTAAGGGAAAATTTTAATCTCGCCATGAAGGATCTTCTCAACAAGGGCGGTCTTGTGGGCTCCGAGATGTCGGAAAGCGCGAAATCGAATTCTGAACTTAATTCTTTCCTGGATGCGCCGTCGTTCAATTCAGCGGATACGAATCATTCGGGCAGTTTCGGCAAATCTGTTTACGACCAGGAAGCGGATACGGCGCCACCGCGTACGGGCGAAGCCAACTGGCAAAGTCCGCCGTTTGAGGATGAACCGGCGTTTAACGCGCCGAATGCCGCGCCGAGAGAAGCCGAATACGGCCAGATGTTCCGCCAGGCCGAGGAAATGACGACCATTTCAAAAAATACGATCATCGTCGGTGATATCAAAACACTGGCGAATATCACGATTGAAGGCAACGTCCGCGGCAAGGTGGATGTCATGAAGGACGCGAACATCCGCGGCATGCTCATCGGCGACCTCACCTGTAATAATTCCGATATCAGAGGCTCGTCCATTCAAGGCAATATCCTGACGAAGGGCAGCTCGTATATTGATAACGATTCCATTCTCTTGGGTGACCTGACGGCGCAGTTTGCCAGTATTGATGGCAAGGTCAAGGGCAATATTGAAATCGGCAGCAAAATTGAATTGCGCCGTAACTCCATCGTCGCGGGCAACATCAACACGAATACCATCGCCATTGAAGACGGTGCGAATATCAGAGGTTACATCAATACGGCGTATTTAAACGAACAAGGTGACAATGCCTTCCCGAAGCAGGTTGTCATTAACAGTGACGTTTCGGAATAA